Genomic DNA from Perognathus longimembris pacificus isolate PPM17 chromosome 6, ASM2315922v1, whole genome shotgun sequence:
gtttttcttttctaataagtTGCGTTTCCTGTAGGCAAcagttgggtcttttttttttttataaacccaATCATcagttctatgtttttgattaaagaatttgagagacaaaggataaaggacaaaccaatgtaacagcaatatttATCAAactatgtgctgtaaaccaactgtacaactcatgggggggagggggaaggtgggggaaaatgagagaggaggtaacaacttggctaagaaatgtatgcactgccttatgtatgaaactgtaacccctctgtatatcactttgacaataaagaattaaaaaaagaaatgaatgacaaaaaaaaagaattgggacaACTAACATTCATTATTATTGAAAGGTATGGAATAATGACTGTCATTTTGTTGGTTTTTAATGTTTGCTCCTTTCCTCATCCTTATTTTACCTACTCTTGTAGTCAGATTTTTCTTTCCCATATTTTTCTGgctaattttattttacaattccTTAAGACTATTCCTTAAGACTTACCATGCTGGCGCAATGGTCAtgaattccattctatttttttaaaaacatgtatctTTGAATGTTATGTCTGTTGAATTATGAAGGAAAGCTTTGTTGGGTCTAGCAATTCAGGCTGGCAGTTATTTTCTTTCAGGGCTTGAAATACTTCATCCATGTTCTCCTTGCTTTTAGGTTTTTTGACATGAAATTTGCTGTTATTCTGATGTTTTGTCTTAAGATGTGACTTGCAAGTTGTATTTCACCTCTTTccatatcttttccttttttgtctattTGATGCTATAAAATGTTGTAGAGAGCTTCTTTTCTGATCTTGTTTCATTGGTGTTCTAATAGTTTGTTATACTTGAAGGACTACTTTCTGaagacttttgtttttgtgccattaTTTTATTGACTATAATTTCCGTGTCTTTTGGCAGGACTTCCTTTCCCTCTGCTATGCCCATGAGTTCCATATTTGCTCTTCTAATGGTGTCCCAAAGATCTCATTTGTTGTTTGtacacttttctttttactaCATTGTCTGACTGTTCATTGTTGAGTCCATTATTGTGGGCTTGATAACACTTGAAGCACCCATCATGCTACTttaccttcttttttattttgtttctatgtttgGATTTATGCATCTGGACTCATACCATATGGTGGAAGTTTCAGTCAACCTATGTTCCTTCATTTGAATTATTCTCAGTACTTAGACAGGACAGAGTAGTGGCTGGTGATGACAAAATTCTTCCCACTGAAGTGGGGCACAGCTTGGTTGCCAAACATTTTCTTACATATTTGAGGAATCAGGGCTGAACTAAGTACcattcagaaagagaaaaaaactagcTAGAATCTCTTGTGCCTATAACTCAGGTCATTGCAATATGCAGGCTGAGGGCTGGGCTAATCAAGGATCAGGAATGAACTTCAGGAATGAACTCATTTCAGAGGTTTCACTTTTGTGTATTTGGGAGACTGCTGGCTTCAGAGAGCTTTGTAGCCTGTGGCCCAGACAATTGTCACTTATTCCATAGGCCTCAGGTTTGTGCCCGAAAGGGACAGCAAATACACAACCAAAAAAGTGTTTCTCTGGATATATCCGTAGTTGAGAGAAGAAAATATAGCACAAATTTCCTCATTAGAAGCAGAGATGCAAGGAAATCCAGCAATCTGCCTGCTAGTTTCAACATCTCCAGGTCCCACCTAGCAGGTGGAAAGGACAGGATGTGAAAATTGATGGACAGAGTTTGGACTTAGAACTCTGAACTCCCCAGAGCAATAAGAATGAGGGCTCAACAAAAAGATAAACTtcaaatctgggcactggtgattcacttgtacaatcctagctactcagggagctgagattagagaatcacagttcaaagtctgcctgggcagaaaactctgtgagactctcatctccaattaatcaccagaaaattgcatgtggagcagtggctcaaagtggtagagagctagaaaaagagcaaaagagctcaggtacagtattCAATATTcagatcctgagctcaagctccatgacatctccccccccaaacaaacaacaacagaaaacaaaaccaccccCCAAACCAAAGAGAAACTTCATTGTATGAATAACTGTTAATACAATGGCTGGGAGACATGACAAATCACAGCAGAAATTTCTGGAATAAATCACACATTTGTTACTATTTTTCACTTGAGAGTGATCATTAGATATGAGCACACACAATTGAAAGACCAGATTATTTACCCAGAGAAATCTGGgctttttaacaataaaatttaagaaacttAATTTGTGTAGTTACTAATCACAAACAGtgagaagaaacaaaagcaaattacTTTTCTCTACTTTCTTCAATGTTCTCAAAACTATAGAAGTAAAGGAATATCATATGAAATATAATCATATTTCTGAACTGACCCAAAGGATGTCACTGCCAACAATTTCTTAACTATTATTCACatccttcttttcattttatacaaCACACTGTTTACAGGTAAGTCTTAGAGGTAAGTGGATGAATACTTCTgaggaaatgaaattttaatattaGTCCTCTGAGACCTGTGTTGACTACAGAGCTAACATTAAGAAACAGCATAATGcataaaagaggaagaagaaaaaaaggaacacaaCATAGGAATTTCCCAAGTCTTCTTTCTTATATTGCAGGTGTGAAAAagtatcttgtttgtttttacataAATCCTAATCATTATCAAGGGGCAATCTCCCTCTGGTTTTCTATGTCTAGGGATCTGTTTCTAATTAGATGACAAAGAACTGCATAATAACAAGGTGATATTTCTGAAGATGGAATTCAGCAGCAATGGCAACATAAAGTATCAATTCAAGTGATGATGTTTATAATTCCTGGGAATATAAACAAAGCGTTATTGCTGTTGTTGATGAACACACGATCAGGTAAGAAAATGAATGAGGAGTAGGCTGGGAAATTGAGTTTTGTTTGCTCGTGACTGATCTGTCTGTTTACAATCATTAAATTTCAACAAGATTTAGGGCTGTTTTTACTGTGTAATGATGAACTCCTGATTGAGATTGAAGATATGAAAGaacatcaattcttttttttcttatttattgtcaaagtgatgtacagagaggttacagtttcatacgttaagcatgggatatatttcttgtactgtttgttacctcctccctcccccacctcctttccttctccccccatgagttgttcagttggtttacaccaaatagttttgcaagtattgcttgtatagtcatttgtctttttatcctgtgtctcttgattttggtattccctttcactttcctagttctaataccagtatatacagtttccaatgtactcagataagatacagtgatagtgcaggtacaaccacaggcagggaatacaaaaggatcatcaacaatagaagcgacagtttcacatggcatgttgaaagtaattacaagagtgatatatcactcgtttccgtaacatggagttcatttcacttagcattatcttatgcattcataggggcatagctattgggcttttgtgatcctctgccgaaactagtctaaacctgtgctaattattccctatgagggagaccatagagtccataagAACATCATTTCTATGTTTTAATACTATGTGTGATCACAACAAAAAATGCTTGGCTCCGTAAATATAACTCAAATCTGAAAATTTTAAACATGAACATTTCAGTGAATAAAATCATGAATAAAGACTAACGTGTTATTTTTCCTTACagtgaaaaatattatttcccaCTTCATTTTTCAAGATACCTGCATTCTGGGTAATGAATTCTAAATAATATTTGGGACATGATTTCTATTTTAAACAGGACTGTCAACTAGTGTGAAAATACACAAAACGTACATGGCTATCAAAGAAAACCACTCTGAATTATTTGAAGACAATTCTTCAAAAACATGGAGTACCGGTTTGATATGTTTTCAAAATTTCTTCTAGCTCTACAGTTAAATCCTGTAAGATCTCTAGAACTTTCCCCtagtttatcatcatcatcaacatcatcaccaccactaccatcatcatAATTTTTGCTGTAGTcacaacaaattattttcttcttctctcaatGACTTTGTTAAACCCTGAATCATTCTCTTTTGTAGAAAACACCCCAATGTCATATTCTGTGCTTAATTTCCTGACAGTTCCGTCAGAGTCTACCAGTTCTATATTTTCCACAAAGACTTGCCTCTTCCCCCTATGATACACAGGAGCAAATCCACCACACCTTTAAGAGATACTTCAGGTACTCCGCAAATAATGGAGTAAAGAAAATGGCAGacaattttataattataaaatatacaattataattatagtaattataataattataatacaacAATTATGTAACTACAATTATAATacaaaaagctgggaatatggcctagtggtaaagtgctcgccttgtatacatgaagccctgggttcgattcctcagcaccacatatatatagaaaaagccagaagtggcgctgtggctcagtgatagagcactagccttgagcaaaaagaagccagggacagtgcttaggcgccgagtccaagccccaggactgcccacccccccccccccaaatatatatatattacaacaaGCAGTATCTTTTTAATGGAGCCAGAATGAGAGGAAGGTAGACTTTCTTAATATTAAAGACATGAATTCATTTCAGCGAAAATAAAGGTAAGACATAGGAAGCTAAATCACAAAGGGGAGATGTGATTTCAAAGGCATCAAGTAAATAGAATCTTAGAGGAGAGGTCAGTTACAGTGAAACAAGGGAGAGTGATGAGTCAATCCGAGGAGTAAATTTCTTACCCAGGGATTTGTGGATCCAGAAAAGGACTTAAATAATATCTCAGGGAAACTGTAGAATAGAAGCACAATAAATCACaatgtgctatatatatatatatatatatacacacatatatattacatatttatatataatgccTAAATTTATGGTAAAACAAGCTCACCATCACATCTGGTACTGACAAAAATTAtatctatgggctggggatatagcctagtggcaagagtgcctgcctcagatacacgaggccctaggttcgattccccagcaccacatatacagaaaacggccagaagcggcgctgtggctcaagtggcagagtgctagccttgagcgggaagaagccagggacagtgctcaggccctgagtccaaggcccaggactggccaaaaaaaaaaaaaaaaaaattatatctagtATTAATCACTTTATGGGATTAATGTGTTTATGTTTCTCTCCCTGATAGGGTTTCATGTTTCCAGGGTTATGAGTAAGAAAGAGATGAGTAAGCGGCTACTTTTAGTTCATTTATATTCTAAGACAAGGCAGTGTAGGTATGACTACATTAAAAACCTATTTAAGGATGCTGTTATTGTAATGAATTAATACCTGACCATTTCCCCCACCTCAGATTAACATTTTCAACTGTTCTTTTACTAGTTAAGATCTATCAGTCTGATTATCTAAATGTTGACTTAACAGATAAAAGGAAGGCTGGATTATATGGAAGTACTAACAACCACAGAAGAGCCTTGCTACAAATTcctaaattaaagaaaatactaATGATGCATgtgatatttaagaaaaaaatgtatgagtCACAATTCATAAAGGACATGTAATCTAACACAACAGTCACATACTATACAGGGTTGAAGTAGGATTATGACAAAAACAATACTCTCAATGTGTATTTGTCCTTGCCCAAAATTACTTGCCTTGAAAAGCTTCCCACTCTTGGAATAGTATTTCACAAATTGCCTTGTCTTTTCAGTGATGGTGAATCAAACCTCAGTCATGGAATTTATCCTCTTGGGAGTGACAGACATCAAAGAATTGGAGTCTTTTCTATTTCCTGTTTTCCTTGCCATCTACTTTGTTAATGTAGCCGGGAATGGAGCCATCTTGACAGTTGTCATCTCGGATTCAAGACTCCACTTACCTATGTATTTCTTCCTGGGAAATCTGTCATGTCTAGATATCTCCTTCTCTACAGTAACAATGCCAAAGATGCTGGAGAACTTAATCTCTACAGACaaagccatttctttcttgggaTGCATAAGCCAGCtccatttcttccatttctttgggAGCACAGAGGCCATGTTGCTGGCTGTGATGGCATTTGACCGCTTCGTGGCTATCTGCAAACCCCTTCATTATTCTGTCATCATGAATCCTCGGCTCTGTGCCCTCATGGCCATCACTATATGGACCATTGGCTTTTTCCATGCCCTGATGCACTCCATAATGACATCTCACTTGAACTTCTGTGGTTCCAACCATATCCACCACTTCTTCTGTGATGTGAAGCCATTGCTGGAGCTGGCCTGTGGGAACACTGAGCTCAATCAGTGGCTGCTCAATACTGTCACTGGGACTATAGCTATGGGTCCCTTCTTTCTCACACTGCTTTCCTACTTCTACATCATTGCCCATCTCTTCCTGAAGACCCACTCTTGCAGCATGCTTCAAAAAGCATTGTCCACATGTGCCTCCCATTTCacagtagtttttcttttctatgctcCTGTTTTCTTCATTTACCTCCGGCCTGCCTCAGGGAGCTCCCTGGACCAGGAGCGGGTCATTGCCATCATGTACAGTGTGGTGACTCCTGCACTCAACCCTCTGATATACACTTTGAGGAATAAGGAGGTGAAAGGTGCCTTGAAACGGATAAGCAGAAAAAGTCTTTGACTTAATAAATTTAGTTAATTCATGGGAATAATAATTGAATGGGAACATTGAGATATGAAATTATATTGCTCATTAATTTGCTTAGAACATATATGTATTGCAGATTAGATAATGGGAAATTATTTTCCAGTGTTATTCAACCATgggttctttaaattttttttcttatttattgtcaaagtgatgtacagagaggttacagtttcatattttaggccttgggtacatttcttgtactctttgttacctcctccctcattcccccctccccttttccctctcccccatgagttgttcagttggtttacaccaaatagttttgcaagtgttgcttttggagtcatttctctttttatcctttatctcttgattttgatattccctttcacttccctagttctaataccagtatatacagttgccaatgtactcagatgagatacagtgatagtgcaggtacaaccacaggaaggggatacaagaggatcatcaacaatgggaAAGTAATTTCTAACTGACATGAGTCATGAAAAATGATGAAGtatgttctattttcttttcaaataggaAAGCCAATAAATTAAGGAAAGCAACAAAGGAAAGGTCAAGGTGGCAGATTAGAGATGCTAAACCTTCTTAAATCTTGACAAATCTGAAATTATAAGGAGTGATGAGCAGTGTGGAAAGGCATTGGAATACATATTAGGTCTAGATGAGGTAAAATCCAGAAATAGTGAATTGTATGTCTTAGAAAAATGATGGGCTCCAACTTAAAGGCAGTAGATATGGGGGTGtggtggggtgtggtgggggggttggggaggggatgGGATCCTTCCCCCAGTTAGgctttaagtaaaaaataaaaggaaagcctCAGTGAGCTTGACAGGTGCACAATATAGCATTCTGCCAAAATACAGTTTAAGGCAATCTGCAGTCTGAACAGTAAGAAGATGGTAGAGAAGGGACCTGCTTAGTTCTCTAGTTGCGCACTGGTGCCATGGTGAGCCATCCTGAAGGAGTTCCTACAAACACTTTTCACCCAGGGAGAAGAGAattctctgttttttgtttttttttttttttgccagttctggggcttgaactcagggcctgagcactgtccctggcttcctttttttgctcaaggctagcactctgccacttgagccacagcgccacttctggccattttctgtatatgtggagctggggaattgaacccagggcttcatgtataggaggcaagcactcttaccactaggccaaatccccagccctaatcCTCTCTATTTTTATATCTCCAAGGCCCAAAGGCCGCTCTGTCCCCACTCCCTAAGTGAGACACCACTTGGAGGGTCAGTGGGGACTCAAAAGAGAACAGTTGGCACAGGTAGGGTTAAGTGTGGCTAGTGTGGTAGACGAGAACAGACATTCCACTTAGGAGCTATAGTCTTTTACTAGGAAGAGGAGGCCAGTTACAACCAGAAGATACTGTGACGATGGATGAAGAATTTGCCTATGTAGTAATTTATAATCATTTTACCCACgggataaaatatttattgcagcattattgaAACACGTGATAGAACTAATTTAGATATTCATCAACATATAAGCGGATAAAAACTTGGCACGTATGTTTAAATGGAATGTTATTtgtattaaaaagaatgaaatgacaaCATATAGAGGATCACGAACAGATTGGAGTTCATCATgtcaagtgaaataagtcagtcaCACAAAGACAAGTAACATGTCTTTTCTCATTGTGAAATCCAGGTGGAGAAAAGGGGGCAATAACAGTAATGAGGTtcggacactgatggctcacacctgtaatcctagctactcagaaggatgatatctgaggatcatggttcaaagccagcctgagcaggaaaatctttgagactttacctccaattaaacacccaaaacaacaacaaaacaaaaaaatccccacaaaaacaaaaccaagaattggaactgtggctcaagtggcagaaagagAGCTAGTATTCagcaaagagttcaaggacagtactccaggccctgagttcaagccgcagtgcctgcatacacacacacacacacacacacacacacacacacacacacacacacacagacacacagacacacacacacacacacaataaggctcatcataaaggtggagagagaaagaagaaggaaggaaagtagatcAGGAAGGTAATAGAGGAGTTGAATATGAccaaagtaatatatatatacacacacaaacatatatatgtagtcaTAATGAACCTAATTACTTTGCAaaattaatacatgctaataaaaaagaaatcatactaGTCCATTCATTAAGAGTCATGTTGTACATGGTTCTGCAACAAAGAGGTAAgcaaaacaaggaaagagaagaggaagactgaagaaaaagaaacttcacaTATAAATTGCGTAAGGTAACTGCTGCATATTGTAGATGTAGGAAAATCACCCAATTATTCTTCTAGCAGTTCTGCTCAGTCCTAAAGGATATTCTATCTTGGGATTTTTATGTCTAGAGATCTTTGTCTTATTAAAGCTGCGGCAGAATTTCAGAAAGGCAGGGAGACGTTTGTGAAGAGGAACACCTTAACCTGCAATTGCAACAAAAGCTGTGACTTCAAATGTTTTCCATATTTTATAATTACTGGCAATACAAACCTAAAAAGCGTTCTTGTGATTCTGAACTGAATACCTAATGAGGTAAGAGAATGGAATGGGAAACACACTGGGAAGGCGCATAcagttcctttttttctgttgtgaatAGCCTACTGCTTTGTCCACAATTAAATCAAACTCCAATGTTCAGCATTTATAGCTCTTTTCCTGTCTTCTGATGAACAACTCATTGTATTTAAGGACTATGGAGGCactataatcttttaaaaattgttttccaaatctcatcttcttgttgctgtttttctgagTGCTCTGTGAATCAAATTTGAAATCTCTAAGTGTTGAGATTTCAGTGAACAGTCAGTGCAGGCGAATCAGATTTCCTTAGAAGCTAGGAAGACATATTGTTTCCATATGAACTTttgataaatgtttttattttattaaaaatttttttctattgtcaaactgatgtacagagaggttacagtttcatacgttaggcattggatacatttcttgtactgttatctcctagataaatgtttttttcttagaaaaaaatacataaataagcttTGGCACATAATATCTTTTGTAAAAGTTCACATTCACATTAAAATCACATTATATATGGCTATCAAAGAGAACCTCTCTGTAGTGAGGGCAGTACTTAGAAGTAGAGTAGGGGTTCAATCACTGCTCAGAATTACTTCCATCTCTATAGCTCAGAATCCCATGGGGTCTCTTGATGATCTCCCCTGATTCATTAATTGTTTTGCTCTAGTcatggaaattattttcttctctccttagTGATTCCTCAAACCTTGAGTGGCTTACTTTTCGTTGGAACACTCCAACaccattatttctttattattattattattatttttgttgccagttctggggcttgaactcagggtctgggcactgtttctgagcttttgtgtgcaaggctagcactctaccactagagccacagttccacttttggctttttggtggttagttagagataagagtctcacagacttttattgcccgggctggccttcaacagtaatcctcagatctcagcctcctaagtagctaggattacaggcatgatccaccagaacctggctcaaCATCAGCGTTTCTGTTCAACTTCCGGACACTTCTCACTGGTCTCTCAATGCCTTCTAGTTCTCTGTTTCCCATATGGGCTTCTGATCCATAGGTGCTCATCCTCTGTACCTTTAAATGGCAACGACAGAGGGGGACAAAGCTAATTCACATAATTCTGTGTGCTTTGACCAATGTGCCTCTAGAAAATTATTCAACTCCTTTGCAGGAATGcagaaaaataattcaatttttgTCTATATTTCAGTAAGTAGCACATATATATTCCAATGGTAaacctcttttttaatttttaagtcagCATCTTATCATAACACAGGTTAGCTTTGAAGTACCAATGTTGTCCAGGTTCTTCTCAGATTTGCCATCCTCTCTCTCAGATAACTGAGTGGTGGGATTACATCATGTCCCACCACATGTGGAAAATATTAAACCTTAAAGCAATTAGTTTATTCACAATACCTCAAAAGTTTGAGCCCTAATTGAAAAAACCCCTTATTACAACAGtgctagtaaaaagaaaaaaagaggcatgTTCCTCTAGAAAAGAACAGTACTTTAATTGGTGGGAAAAAAGAGCAGATAGAGaatgagaaaaactgaaaatgttcACAATTTTGAGAGAAAAGTGACACGAAGCAGGTAGAATTCAAGTGTTTTAAGAGACAGCTGCTCTACCATTGCCCAAGTTTGATGTGTAACTCTGGTCAGTTTCATATGTGACATATTGTATGTAGTTGTAATTCTTACCTCATTAAGGCTCAAGGATATTGCTAGAATGAGATTAGCAAATGAAGTCTTTATTCTCATGTGCCCTTTGTAATGGGAAAGTTCAATTACTTCCTTGCTAACTAGTGTATTTTCTTCATCAAAACATTATAAATATGAGTATGCCCCTGTCTCTTTTCTTAATTATACCAGAGATATTAGCCATGTGGAATATTTGAAGATTACTCCATGGGACAGGTGACtttaagaggaaaaaggaaaattctatctatctatctatctatctatctatctacctacctacctatttatcaCCAAGGAAGGTGTCTTTCAGAGAAGAAGGCTTTTATGTATTTTCAGAGAAGGATGAAGATCTATTGTGAATCACTAAGggaaattaaattattaatggaaactataataaaatgtaacaatgattatagtcaggcactggttgctcatgcttgttatctagctactcaagaggttgaaggTCTGAGAGTCCAACTTTGAagtaagcccaggcaggaaaaataaggctttcatcaccaattaaccactgaaaaagctggaagtggagctgtgtcttaaggggagtgccaatcttgagcacaaaagctaagggacagtgctcagggcctgagttcaaggcccagtactggcacacacacacatacacacacatacacaattattGAGTCACAGCACAAAAAACATGTAACCTtaatacttaactttttttttaaattgtaaaggtgatgtacagaggggttagttacagaagtgaggaaatgagtacaattcttattgaacattgttaccccctctcttgttttctccttcACTATTTAACAGTTTAAGGATCAAATATGATACAAGACCTTGGGTGGGAAttgaacagaaaatattaaaCCTTAATATGGTTATCTTGAAAAGAAAATTGTGATACAGAAAAACTAATTTTTCCTCACTAGAGACTGTAAAGttacttagtcttttttttttttaaattttaagtgatGGCGAATCTAACCTCAGTGACAGAATTTATCCTCCTTGGAGTAACAGATGTACATCAATCAcagccttttctctttgtaattttCCTCACCATCTACTTTGTCAATGTGGCTGGGAATGGAGCCATCCTGACAGTCGTCATTTCTGATTCAAGACTTCACTTACCTATGTATTTCTTCCTGGGAAATCTGTCATGTCTAGATATCTGCTACTCCACAGTGACACTGCCAAAAATGCTGGAGAACTTAATCTCTACAGACaaagccatttctttcttgggaTGCATAAGCCAGCtccatttcttccatttctttgggAGCACAGAGGCCATGTTGCTGGCTGTGATGGCATTTGACCGCTTCGTGGCTATCTGCAAACCCCTTCATTATTCTGTCATCATGAATCCTCGGCTCTGTGCCCTCATGGCCCTCACTATATGGACCATTGGCTTTTTCCATGCCCTGATGCACTCCTTAATGACATCTCACTTGAACTTCTGTGGTTCCAACCATATCCACCACTTCTTCTGTGATGTGAAGCCATTGCTGGAGCTGGCCTGTGGGAACACTGAGCTCAATCAGTGGCTGCTCAATACTGTCTCTGGGACTATAGCTATGGGTCCCTTCTTTCTCATACTGCTTTCCTACTTCTACATCATTGCCCATCTCTTCCTGAAGACTCACTCTTGCAGCATGCTTCAAAAAGCATTGTCCACATGTGCCTCCCATTTCacagtagtttttcttttctatgctcCTGTTTTCTTCATTTACCTCCGGCCTGCCTCAGGGAGCTCCCTGGACCAGGAGCGGGTCATTGCCATCATGTACAGTGTGGTGACTCCTGCACTCAACCCACTGATATATACTTTGAGGAATAAGGAGGTGAAAGGTGCATTGAAACggataagcagaaaaagcctccGACTTAATAAATTTAGTTAATTTATGGGAATAATAATTGAATGGGAACATTGAGATATGAAATTATATTGCTCATTAATTTGCTTAGAACATATATGTATTGCAGATTAGATAATGGGAAATTATGTTCCAGTGTTATTCAACCATGTGTTCTAACCAATGAAAGGGATTAAGGAATGAATGGGATAGCAGCAATACAACACTGATTCTGAATTTGTGGAGTGTCAAGTGGCATAATTTACCTTGTGTCCATtcttatgtgtttgtgtatgaaaTCAATTATACAAATTACCTATGTTGGCAAGAGAATCAAGTAAATTGATAgtatctaggtttttttttttacatagatcCTTCTATGCTAATGCGCTATAATAGAAACCATCATTACGATGCATTTATGTTTTGATGACTTTAAATTAGGTTTTTGAACATTTAATTGGGAAAGCAATTTCTAACACGAATCATGAAAAACGATGAAGTATGTTCTATTTTCAAATAGGAAAGCCAATAAATTAAGC
This window encodes:
- the LOC125353537 gene encoding olfactory receptor 12D2-like translates to MANLTSVTEFILLGVTDVHQSQPFLFVIFLTIYFVNVAGNGAILTVVISDSRLHLPMYFFLGNLSCLDICYSTVTLPKMLENLISTDKAISFLGCISQLHFFHFFGSTEAMLLAVMAFDRFVAICKPLHYSVIMNPRLCALMALTIWTIGFFHALMHSLMTSHLNFCGSNHIHHFFCDVKPLLELACGNTELNQWLLNTVSGTIAMGPFFLILLSYFYIIAHLFLKTHSCSMLQKALSTCASHFTVVFLFYAPVFFIYLRPASGSSLDQERVIAIMYSVVTPALNPLIYTLRNKEVKGALKRISRKSLRLNKFS
- the LOC125352197 gene encoding olfactory receptor 12D2-like, which encodes MVNQTSVMEFILLGVTDIKELESFLFPVFLAIYFVNVAGNGAILTVVISDSRLHLPMYFFLGNLSCLDISFSTVTMPKMLENLISTDKAISFLGCISQLHFFHFFGSTEAMLLAVMAFDRFVAICKPLHYSVIMNPRLCALMAITIWTIGFFHALMHSIMTSHLNFCGSNHIHHFFCDVKPLLELACGNTELNQWLLNTVTGTIAMGPFFLTLLSYFYIIAHLFLKTHSCSMLQKALSTCASHFTVVFLFYAPVFFIYLRPASGSSLDQERVIAIMYSVVTPALNPLIYTLRNKEVKGALKRISRKSL